The Acidimicrobiales bacterium genomic sequence CGCCGCAACGGCGTCCTGCTCCTGGAGGAGCAGGCGGTCGAGGGCCTTGCCCGTCCGCCGGTGCAGCTCGACCCGCACGGACAGCAGCACGTCGTGGGCGACGAGCACCGCCTCGGCGTCGGCCGCGACGACGGGCGTGGCGAGGGCGGCGGCCCGCAGGGCGTGGAAGTCGCGCAGCCCGCCGCGCCCCTCCTTCAGCTCGGGCTCGAGGAGGAACGCCACCTCGCCGAAGCGGGAGTGGCGCTCGCCGACGGCGGCGGCCAGGGCCGGGAGGACCCGGCCGGCCCGCTTCCGCCACTGGGCCCGGGCCCGCTCGGCCAGGTCGCCGGCCAGGCCGGCGTCGCCGGCGACGAACCGTGCGTCGAGGAGGCCGAGGGCCGCCTTGAGGTCGTCGTCGGCGACGGACAGCGCCTCCTTGACGGTGCGCACGCTGTGGTCGAGCCCCACCCCGGCGTCCCACACCGGGTACCAGATGCGCTCGGCCACCGACCGCACGGCGCCCGAGCCCCGGCTCCCGTCGTGGACGAGCACGACGTCGAGATCGCTGTACGGGCACAGCTCCCGCCGGCCGTAGCCGCCCACGGCGACGAGCGCCATCCCCGGCTGGTCGCCCAGCAGCGTCGTGAGCCACCGGTCGGCGGCATCGGCGTACTCGCGGCAGAAGGCGGGCCCTCGGGGCCCGCCTTCCGCCAGCAGCGAGGTCCGTTCAGAGAGCGTCGGGACCCATCTCCCCGGTCCGGATGCGCACGAGGCTGTCGACCTCGGTCACCCACACCTTGCCGTCGCCGATCTTCTCGGTGCGGGCGGCGGAGACGATGGCGTCGACCACCCTGGTGGCGTCGGTGTCGTCGGCCAGCACCTCGACGCGGATCTTGGGCACGAAGTCCACCGTGTACTCGGCGCCCCGGTACACCTCGGTGTGGCCCCGCTGGCGGCCGAAGCCCTGGACCTCGGACACGGTCATGCCCTGGACGTCCAACGCCTTGAGGGCGTCCTTCACGTCGTCCAGCTTGAACGGCTTGACGATGGCGGTGACGAGCTTCACTAGCCGATCCTCCCCATGGAACCGAAGTCGCCGAGGTTGTACGCCGTCTCGGCGTGCTGGGTGGTGTCGAGGCCGGCGGCCTCCTCGTCCTCGGTGACCCGCAGGCCCACGGTGGCGTCGACGATCTTGGCCAGCACGAAGGAGAGGATGCCCGAATAAAGGATGGTCGCGCCCACGGCCACGACCTGGTCGGCCAGCAGGTCGCCGCCGCCGCCGAAGAAGACGCCGTCGACGGCGGCGGAGTTGACCGCCGTGTCGGCGAAGAAGCCGAGGAGGATCGATCCCACGACCCCGCCGACCAGGTGGACGCCCACCACGTCGAGCGAGTCGTCGTAGCCGAACCTGAACTTCAGCTGGATGGCCATGAGGCACAGCATCCCGGCCACGAAGCCGATGAAGACCGGAGCCAGGCCGCCGACGAAGCCGGCGCACGGCGTGATGGCGACGAGGCCGGCCACCGCGCCCGAGGCGGCGCCCAGGGTGGTGGCCTTGCCGTCCTTCATCTTCTCGGCGAACAGCCAGCCGAGCATGCCGGCGGCCGCCGCCAGGTGGGTGTTGATCAGCGCCTGGCCGGCCAGGCCGTTGGCGCCGAGGGCCGAGCCGGCGTTGAAGCCGAACCACCCGAACCACAAGATGCCGGTGCCGATGAGGGTCCACGGGAGGGAGTGGGGCGGCATGGCCTCGCGCGGCCAGCCCCGGCGCTTGCCGAGGACGATCACCACGGCCAGCGCCGCGATGCCGGCGTTGATGTGGACCACCGTGCCACCGGCGAAGTCGAGGGCGCCCCGCTCGAACAGCCACCCGTTGGGGCTGAACACCCAGTGGGCCACGGGGGAGTACACGAGCACCAGCCACAGGCCGAGGAAGGTGGCCCAGCCGGCGAACTTCATGCGGTCGGCGGTGGCGCCCGTGATCAGGGCGGGGGTGATGACGGCGAACATCATCTGGTAGGCGCAGAACACGATGGGCGGGATGGTGAGGGCGAGGTCGTCCACGTACCCGGGGAGCACCAGCGTCGAGTCGCCCACGTCCTTGAGGCCGGCGAAGTCCAGGCCGCCGATGAACCCGCCGCCGTCGCCGAAGGCGATGCTGAACCCGACCAGCGCCCACAGGATGCTGACCAGGCCCATCGAGAAGAAGTTCTGCATGAGCATGCCGAGCACGTTCTTGGACCGGACCATGCCGCAGTAGAAGAACGCCAACCCCGGTGTCATGAACAGCACCAGGGCGGCCGACGTCAACACCCATGCGGTGTTGCCGCTGTCGATCTCCATCCGCCTCTCCCCTCCTGCCCCGTGTCTCGGGACCCGCGGAAGCCAGCATTGCGAAAGGGTGTTTCCCGGCAGTTCCCCGAATGTTTCGTCTCTGTGAACCGGCCGGGGCCCTACCGGACCACCTTGGCGACCTCGCGGGCGGCGACGAGGACGGGGTCCCACACGGGCGAGAAGGGCGGCGCGTACGAGAGGTCGAGGTCCACGACCTGGTCGACGGTGAGGCCCGCCGTGACGGCGGTGGCCACGACGTCGATGCGCTTGGCCGCTCCCTCGGCGCCGACGATCTGGGCGCCCAGCAGGCGCCCCGTGCGCCGCTCGGCCACCATCTTCACGGTGATCCGGCCGGCCCCGGGGAAGTAGCCGGCACGGGTGCT encodes the following:
- a CDS encoding P-II family nitrogen regulator; protein product: MKLVTAIVKPFKLDDVKDALKALDVQGMTVSEVQGFGRQRGHTEVYRGAEYTVDFVPKIRVEVLADDTDATRVVDAIVSAARTEKIGDGKVWVTEVDSLVRIRTGEMGPDAL
- a CDS encoding ammonium transporter, whose translation is MEIDSGNTAWVLTSAALVLFMTPGLAFFYCGMVRSKNVLGMLMQNFFSMGLVSILWALVGFSIAFGDGGGFIGGLDFAGLKDVGDSTLVLPGYVDDLALTIPPIVFCAYQMMFAVITPALITGATADRMKFAGWATFLGLWLVLVYSPVAHWVFSPNGWLFERGALDFAGGTVVHINAGIAALAVVIVLGKRRGWPREAMPPHSLPWTLIGTGILWFGWFGFNAGSALGANGLAGQALINTHLAAAAGMLGWLFAEKMKDGKATTLGAASGAVAGLVAITPCAGFVGGLAPVFIGFVAGMLCLMAIQLKFRFGYDDSLDVVGVHLVGGVVGSILLGFFADTAVNSAAVDGVFFGGGGDLLADQVVAVGATILYSGILSFVLAKIVDATVGLRVTEDEEAAGLDTTQHAETAYNLGDFGSMGRIG